From the Elusimicrobiota bacterium genome, one window contains:
- a CDS encoding response regulator: MSVKAKKKILVADDDQECCALLKDFLEERGYHVTLVQDGARLYHVAPELMPDLIISDLEMPGLSGGTAHALLKANEKTKAIPVIFITGQAPDRQARLVEFRSETPILRKPLNLRELADTVADILGE, translated from the coding sequence ATGAGCGTCAAGGCGAAGAAGAAGATCCTTGTCGCCGACGACGACCAGGAGTGCTGTGCGCTGCTCAAGGATTTCCTGGAGGAGCGGGGCTACCACGTGACCCTCGTCCAGGACGGGGCCCGGCTCTATCATGTCGCGCCCGAACTGATGCCGGACCTCATCATCTCCGACCTCGAGATGCCGGGGCTGAGCGGCGGGACGGCGCACGCGCTGCTGAAGGCCAACGAGAAGACGAAAGCCATCCCGGTCATCTTCATCACCGGCCAGGCGCCCGACCGCCAGGCGCGCCTCGTGGAGTTCCGGTCGGAGACGCCCATCCTGCGCAAGCCGCTGAACCTGCGCGAGCTGGCCGATACGGTGGCGGACATCCTGGGCGAGTGA
- a CDS encoding response regulator, whose protein sequence is MATIPQIAAYIRQHKDRYPLAALKAQLLKQGISEADIEQGIQLANAPAAAPASPPVPAPVQPAPQPQVRPAPAQPAPAQSAAAPATPPGAAPVVAAASAPPVGRTYVLVVDDDQLIRDMMVNKLEGAGYRVTCAEDAAQSVIQAEGMRLALIISDIEMPGFGTGVDALKKLRASSYIRKNLPVIFVTGMPPAEARKIVPKTDPYVRLLHKPVDWKLLRQYIKELTGIDKSLD, encoded by the coding sequence ATGGCCACGATACCGCAGATCGCCGCTTACATCCGTCAGCACAAGGACCGCTATCCCCTCGCGGCCCTCAAGGCCCAACTGCTCAAGCAGGGCATCTCCGAGGCCGACATCGAGCAGGGCATCCAGCTCGCGAACGCTCCGGCTGCCGCGCCGGCGTCTCCGCCGGTCCCTGCACCGGTCCAGCCCGCGCCGCAACCGCAGGTGCGGCCCGCTCCGGCCCAGCCCGCGCCCGCTCAGTCCGCCGCCGCCCCTGCGACGCCGCCCGGCGCCGCTCCCGTGGTCGCGGCCGCCTCCGCTCCGCCGGTCGGCCGTACCTACGTGCTCGTCGTCGACGACGACCAGCTCATCCGCGACATGATGGTCAACAAGCTGGAGGGCGCGGGCTATCGCGTCACCTGCGCCGAGGATGCCGCGCAGTCCGTCATCCAGGCCGAGGGCATGCGCCTGGCGCTCATCATCTCCGACATCGAGATGCCCGGGTTCGGCACGGGCGTCGACGCGCTCAAGAAGCTGCGGGCCTCGTCGTACATCCGCAAGAACCTCCCCGTCATCTTCGTCACCGGCATGCCTCCGGCCGAGGCGCGCAAGATCGTCCCGAAGACCGATCCCTACGTCCGCCTCCTCCACAAGCCCGTCGACTGGAAGCTCCTGCGCCAGTACATCAAGGAGCTCACCGGCATCGACAAGTCCCTGGACTGA
- a CDS encoding winged helix-turn-helix domain-containing protein, translated as MSQLVFWVVQPDPAVAKRWEYLFTREGWGVEVEKAFAPFAAKAASARLGLALIAHAALESGSDSIRQLKRQASGLSVILTSHAALDPEKVIDFLEAGADDHFLDTLDDRLLLAKLKAHLRRALPSMASALDVLRSPDGGIKLDRSQQQVWAKDARAKWAALKDLTPTEFKILALFLEQPGRVYDRRDIVESIWQGEGGDIRPGTVDKHIESLRRKLGRLGSRVRTVYGVGYGYRED; from the coding sequence ATGTCCCAACTCGTCTTCTGGGTCGTGCAGCCGGACCCCGCGGTGGCCAAGCGCTGGGAGTACCTCTTCACCCGGGAGGGCTGGGGGGTCGAGGTGGAGAAGGCCTTCGCGCCCTTCGCCGCGAAGGCTGCGAGCGCCCGGCTCGGGCTCGCGCTCATCGCGCACGCGGCCTTGGAGTCCGGCTCCGACTCCATCCGCCAGCTCAAGCGCCAGGCCTCCGGGCTCTCCGTCATCCTCACCTCGCACGCCGCGCTGGACCCCGAGAAGGTCATCGACTTCCTCGAGGCCGGGGCCGACGACCACTTCCTCGACACCCTCGACGACCGCCTCCTCCTCGCGAAGCTGAAGGCGCATCTGCGCCGGGCCCTGCCGAGCATGGCCTCCGCGCTCGACGTCCTCCGCTCCCCCGACGGCGGGATCAAGCTCGACCGCTCGCAGCAGCAGGTATGGGCCAAGGACGCCCGCGCGAAGTGGGCCGCGCTCAAGGACCTCACGCCGACCGAGTTCAAGATCCTCGCGCTCTTCCTCGAGCAGCCCGGCCGCGTCTACGACCGCCGGGACATCGTCGAGTCGATCTGGCAGGGCGAGGGCGGGGACATCCGCCCCGGGACGGTCGACAAGCACATCGAATCCCTGCGCCGGAAGCTCGGACGCCTCGGCTCGCGGGTCCGCACGGTCTACGGCGTCGGCTACGGCTACAGAGAGGATTGA
- a CDS encoding response regulator has translation MRTIIVADDDSMFRELVTEILKQGGYKVLAAEDGLAAWNLMQKQKVDLAVLDLNMPNMDGLELTKKIRGDARYKDLPVLMLTIRALIEDQVAGYDRGADDYLTKPFDNKMLLTRVKVLERRILPQ, from the coding sequence ATGAGAACGATCATCGTCGCCGACGACGACTCGATGTTCCGGGAGCTGGTCACCGAGATCCTCAAGCAGGGCGGCTACAAGGTCCTCGCCGCGGAGGACGGGTTGGCCGCCTGGAACCTCATGCAGAAGCAGAAGGTGGACCTCGCGGTGCTCGACCTCAACATGCCCAACATGGACGGTCTCGAGCTCACGAAGAAGATCCGCGGCGACGCGCGCTACAAGGATCTGCCGGTGCTGATGCTCACCATCCGAGCGCTCATCGAGGACCAGGTCGCCGGCTACGACCGCGGCGCCGACGACTACCTGACCAAGCCCTTCGACAACAAGATGCTGCTGACCCGCGTGAAGGTCCTCGAACGCCGGATTCTCCCCCAGTAG